Part of the Catalinimonas alkaloidigena genome is shown below.
ATTGGAGGTGGTCCGGGAGGATATGCCGCAGCATTTATGGCCGCTGACCTGGGTATGCAAGCCGCATTGGTTGATCCGGAAGAGAACCCCGGAGGAGTCTGCCTGTACAGAGGTTGTATTCCTTCCAAAGCCCTGCTGCACGTAGTCAAACTAAAGCAGGAGGCATTGGAGGCTTCAGAATTCGGATTGAGTTTTGATGAGCCTGACATCAACGTGAAAAAAGTCAGAGAATGGAAAAATAGTGTAGTGCAAAAACTGGTAGGAGGCTTAGGTCAGCTCAGTAAGAAACGGAAAGTGGAACATATCCGAGGTGTCGCAAAATTTACAGACGCTAATACACTTGAAGTAGAACACGATGGCAAAAGTCAGGAAGTAAGCTTTGAGCATGCCATTATTGCTACCGGCTCAGAACCTGCTTCAATTCCCGGACTTGAATTCTCCAAAAATATCATGAGTTCAGCCAGCGCGCTTGATTTACCTGACGTACCCGATTCGCTATTGGTGGTTGGTGCAGGTTACATAGGTTTAGAAATTGGTTCTGTATACGCGGGTATGGGGAGCAAAGTATCTGTAGTAGAGATGACTGATATGCTGATGCCGGGCGCAGATCGTGATCTGGTAGATGTATTTGCCAAGCGTAATAAAGAGCTCTTTGAAGAAATTATGCTGGAAACCAAGGTTGCGGAAATTTCCGGCAAGCGAAAACTTAAGGTAAAACTGGAAGGTAAACACGAAGGCGAATATAAATTTGACAAAGTTTTGATCGCCATTGGTCGTAAGCCAAGAACCAAAAACTTAGGTTTAGAAAACACACAAGTGGAAACTGACGACAAAGGTTTCATCAAAGTGAACGAGCAAAGACAAACCGCTGAGTCTAATATATACGCCATCGGTGATGTAAGCGGCGAACCTATGCTGGCGCACAAAGCAAGTCATGAAGGCAAAATAGCTGCTGAAGCTATTGCGGGAGGAAAGGTAGCATACGAACCCAAAGCTATTCCTGCGGTTGTGTACACTGACCCGGAAATAGCCTGGTGTGGAATTACTGAAAATGAAGCTAAAGCACAGGATATTCCCATCAAAGTGGTGAAATTTCCCTGGGCAGCCTCAGGAAGAGCTGCAACTTTGGGAAGAAGTGATGGATTGACCAAGCTTATCTTTGACCCTGATACTGAACGCATACTGGGGGTAGGGATTGCCGGAAAAAATGCTGGGGATCTGATTCCGGAAGCGGTATTGGCGGTGGAAATGGCAGCGGTCGCCAAAGACTTTTCGCTAAGCATTCACCCCCATCCTACCCTTTCTGAAACCATTATGGAAGCTGCAGATGTGCTCTATGGCCAGGCTACGCATATTTACCGTCCGAAAAGGAAAAAGAAGTAGTTTTAATAGCAAAGGCTGACACTTACTGTCAGCCTTTGCTAAAACCGTTTATCAGGAAAATCTTATTAAAATAGCAATACCTATCTTTTATGCCTTTACCAGTTTTCCACTGTACAGTTGATCCCTCTGAGAAGCAATGTATTCGTCTTCCATGTACTCATCAAAAGTCATGAGCTTATCCAGTATTCCATTCGGCGTAATCTCTATGATACGATTAGCGATGGTCTGAGTAAATTCGTGGTCATGAGAAGTAAAAAGAACAGTGCCCGGAAAATCTTTTAAAGCATTGTTGAAAGCAGTAATTGATTCAAGATCCAGGTGGTTGGTAGGCTCATCCAGCATCAGCACATTTCCTCCTGTCAGCATCATGCGTGAGATCATGCAGCGTACTTTCTCACCCCCTGATAGTACATTGGCTTTTTTCAGGGTCTCTTCACCCGTAAAGAGCATTTTACCCAGAAAGCTACGGATATAAACTTCATCTTTCTCCTCTTCCGAATACTGTCTTAGCCAGTCGATCAGGTTTAGATCAGTGTCAAAAAACTCAGCGTTCTCATTGGGCAAGTAAGCCGGGGTAATGGTCTGCCCAAACTTAAACTCCCCTCCATCAGCCTTTTCATTACCCGCCAGAATCTCAAAGAAGGCAGTAATTGCCAGGCTTTCTCTGCTTAAGATCGCTATTTTGTCCCCCTTATTTACCCGTATGTTTACATCGCCGAAGAGTGTTTTGCCATCCAGCTTTTTACCGAGATTTTCAATCAATAGGATCTGATCGCCGGCTTCACGGTTCTGATTAAAGATTATCGCCGGATACTTACGGGAGGAAGGCTTTATCTCTTCCACATTTATCTTGTCTAACAACTTCCGGCGGCTGGTTGCCTGCTTGGATTTGGAGGCATTGGCACTAAAGCGCGCGATAAACTCCTGCAACTCTTTCTTCTTCTCTTCTGCTTTCTTGTTTGCGGAACTACGCTGGCTCAAAGCCAACTGACTGGATTGGTACCAGAACGAATAGTTTCCGGTATACAATTGTATCTGACTGAAGTCAATATCTGCAATGTGTGTACAAACAGTATCGAGAAAGTGACGGTCGTGAGAGACTACAATGACGGTATTTTTAAAGTCCAACAGAAAGTCCTCCAGCCAGGAAACGGTTTGAATATCCAGGTCGTTAGTAGGCTCATCCAGGATCAGAATATCTGGATTACCAAAAAGGGCCTGGGCAAGCAGTACACGCACCTTATGTGTACCGTTCAGCTCTTTCATCAGTTTATAATGATTTGCTTCGGTAATTCCTAAGCCAGATAACAAAGCAGCCGCATCAGATTCCGCGTTCCAGCCATCCATTTCAGCAAACTTTTCTTCCAGTTCTCCGGCACGTATGCCATCTGCATCCGAGAAATCAGGCTTGGCATACAACTCATTTTTTTCCTTCATGATGTTCCACAGCACACTGTGTCCCATCATTACTGTATTCAATACCTGCTCCTCATCAAATTCGTAGTGGTTCTGTTTGAGCACAGCCATGCGTTTGCCGGTATCTATGCTCACACTTCCACGGGTAGGCGTAACTTCTCCGGAAAGGATTTTCAGGAAGGTTGACTTACCAGCACCATTAGCGCCTATGATTCCATAGCAATTGCCCTGGGTAAACTTGATATTAACTTCGTCAAACAATACTCTTTTCCCGTATTGTAGGGATATATTATTGGCTGTGATCATTGATTTTTATTTTGAAATGCGAAGGTACAACAATGAATCAGGAAGAAACAATTCCCTGTCTAGATATTTAAGTTTCTTTCTTTTTTTCTATATCCCTTTCAAACGCAATTTTTATACTTATTCAGTAGCACTTTAATTTTTCAATTATACACCTGCACCTGTGAAGAAGTATAACTATCACTTTTTTTTCACTAAACTTTTCAGTCTTCCATTTGAAACATATTACTCCTTTAACCTTTAGCTGCATTGCCCTATATTTATAGGTATGAATAAACTATCCAAGCTCAGCCCCCTCCCTTACTTATCTTTTCTTTTACTTGCATGTAGTCAGGAGGCAAAAAATATCTCTGATCAGCTGCAAATTTCAGCTGCTCCTATTCAGCTCAAGT
Proteins encoded:
- the lpdA gene encoding dihydrolipoyl dehydrogenase, translating into MAEQKYDVIVIGGGPGGYAAAFMAADLGMQAALVDPEENPGGVCLYRGCIPSKALLHVVKLKQEALEASEFGLSFDEPDINVKKVREWKNSVVQKLVGGLGQLSKKRKVEHIRGVAKFTDANTLEVEHDGKSQEVSFEHAIIATGSEPASIPGLEFSKNIMSSASALDLPDVPDSLLVVGAGYIGLEIGSVYAGMGSKVSVVEMTDMLMPGADRDLVDVFAKRNKELFEEIMLETKVAEISGKRKLKVKLEGKHEGEYKFDKVLIAIGRKPRTKNLGLENTQVETDDKGFIKVNEQRQTAESNIYAIGDVSGEPMLAHKASHEGKIAAEAIAGGKVAYEPKAIPAVVYTDPEIAWCGITENEAKAQDIPIKVVKFPWAASGRAATLGRSDGLTKLIFDPDTERILGVGIAGKNAGDLIPEAVLAVEMAAVAKDFSLSIHPHPTLSETIMEAADVLYGQATHIYRPKRKKK
- a CDS encoding ABC-F family ATP-binding cassette domain-containing protein; amino-acid sequence: MITANNISLQYGKRVLFDEVNIKFTQGNCYGIIGANGAGKSTFLKILSGEVTPTRGSVSIDTGKRMAVLKQNHYEFDEEQVLNTVMMGHSVLWNIMKEKNELYAKPDFSDADGIRAGELEEKFAEMDGWNAESDAAALLSGLGITEANHYKLMKELNGTHKVRVLLAQALFGNPDILILDEPTNDLDIQTVSWLEDFLLDFKNTVIVVSHDRHFLDTVCTHIADIDFSQIQLYTGNYSFWYQSSQLALSQRSSANKKAEEKKKELQEFIARFSANASKSKQATSRRKLLDKINVEEIKPSSRKYPAIIFNQNREAGDQILLIENLGKKLDGKTLFGDVNIRVNKGDKIAILSRESLAITAFFEILAGNEKADGGEFKFGQTITPAYLPNENAEFFDTDLNLIDWLRQYSEEEKDEVYIRSFLGKMLFTGEETLKKANVLSGGEKVRCMISRMMLTGGNVLMLDEPTNHLDLESITAFNNALKDFPGTVLFTSHDHEFTQTIANRIIEITPNGILDKLMTFDEYMEDEYIASQRDQLYSGKLVKA